The following are encoded in a window of Psilocybe cubensis strain MGC-MH-2018 chromosome 4, whole genome shotgun sequence genomic DNA:
- a CDS encoding ER membrane protein complex subunit 3, whose product MSNNAVSLYLDPQIRDWVLFPITLVMILVGILRHYVVVLLQSPPKVVSKAAMREQRALTRSQILRATASNSPIPPSYYTSISQHLSDAFASGAYLKDGPPKGDNASAPPNPITDPAAMDGMMAGMKTQMVMMVPQMVIMGWINFFFQGFVLIKLPFPLTLGFKSMLQRGIETPDMDVRWVSSLSWYFLNFFGLNGLYRLILGDANSADSSRDMTASPFAAGAPAAGPQDFAKLFKAEKDNLEFSEGLHNWVGNDVENRVLRKYGKLAPAY is encoded by the exons ATGTCGAACAATGC TGTTTCGCTTTATCTCGACCCCCAGATTCGAGACTGGGTCTTGTTTCCTATTACGTTGGTGATG ATTTTGGTGGGCATCCTTCGACATTATGTTGTGGTGCTGCTGCAGTCACCGCCTAAAGTTGTCTCAAAAGCTGCTATGCGCGAACA ACGGGCATTGACGCGCTCCCAAATTCTCCGCGCTACTGCTTCCAACTCACCTATACCCCCTTCATACTACACTTCGATATCGCAACACCTTTCTGATGCCTTTGCCTCTGGCGCATATCTCAAAGACGGACCACCCAAGGGTGATAACGCATCTGCACCACCTAATCCCATAACAGACCCAGCCGCCATGGATGGTATGATGGCAGGCATGAAGACacagatggtgatgatggtcCCCCAGATGGTCATCATGGGGTGGatcaatttcttcttccaaggCTTCGTATTAA TTAAACTCCCTTTCCCCTTAACACTGGGCTTCAAATCTATGCTCCAGCGCGGCATCGAAACCCCTGATATGGACGTTCGTTGGGTCTCATCACTCTCCTGGTACTTCCTCAACTTCTTCGGTTTGAACGGACTATACCGACTCATCCTCGGCGATGCTAATT CGGCGGATTCTTCGCGCGATATGACTGCATCTCCCTTTGCGGCAGGTGCGCCTGCTGCTGGCCCCCAGGACTTTGCCAAACTGTTCAAAGCAGAGAAGGACAATCTTGAATTTTCTGAAGGTCTTCATAACTGGGTCGGAAACGATGTAGAAAATAGAGTTCTCCGGAAGTATGGCAAGCTCGCGCCAGCTTACTGA
- a CDS encoding Vesicle transport v-SNARE protein vti1, which translates to MDTSPTALFDSYEQDFLQFIETIHQKLDVKDGTDKEQRKASLRRVEMELDEADEMVPTFESLNIVPDMPGHFHKVSQMEIEIQGIPQSVRAQYQSRLRSAKAELSKHKKLLVDSRAQLARMDLLSSANNPGGYSSSDDPYGPSSDRTRLLAGTALLEEGSKRLQQSQQIALETENQGADILMNLRTQREQIENSRNTRAVTYSIIGVLMLLIVVIIWEKLSG; encoded by the exons ATGGATACCTCACCTACAGCCTTGTTCGACTCTTATGAACAAGATTTCCTTCAGTTTATTGAAACAATACACCAGAAGCTCGATGTAAAGGACGGAACGGATAAAG AGCAGAGGAAAGCGAGTCTGCGCAGGGTAGAGATGGAACTAGACGAGGCCGATGAAATGGTGCCCACCTTTGAATCTCTT AACATTGTCCCTGACATGCCTGGTCACTTCCACAAGGTCTCTCAAATGGAAATAGAAATCCAAGGGATACCCCAGTCAGTCCGTGCCCAATACCAATCGCGGCTGCGCTCAGCCAAGGCAGAGCTTTCCAAACATAAGAAGCTCCTCGTCGACTCCCGTGCCCAACTCGCTCGTATGGATCTGTTGTCCTCGGCTAATAATCCAGGGGGCTATTCGTCTTCAGACGACCCGTATGGCCCATCGAGTGACAGAACAAGGCTGCTTGCTGGGACAGCTCTACTCGAGGAAGGATCTAAACGTCTGCAACAGTCTCAGCAAATTGCTCTGGAGACGGAGAACCAGGGTGCTGATATCCTTATGAACCTGCGGACACAGCGAGAGCAAATTGAGAACTCGAGAAATACT CGGGCAGTCACTTACAGTATTATTGGAGTGCTCATGCTCCTTATCGTCGTTATTATCTGGGAAAAACTGTCGGGTTAA